The genomic region GCGAACTCACTATAGTGGCCAAAAAGATTCAACATCAAGCCACTAAGGATAAACATAAAACTTAATGCCTAGGTTTTGGCttatacataaaaaatctCAGATTTTCATGCATCGGCcaactctttttcttcttcaatgcCCTCTAAGAGATACCATTGCACAAACCCCGCataactcgatatttaacaatttcTATAGAATATTGACCATGAAAGGATCAGACATCCCACTTCCAAAATTCAGAACTTGAAATAAACGTTGGAAGCCAAACTCCTAGTGGTAGAGAGAAAAGCTTTATCAATGGCCTTTTCAAAGTAACAGATGATAGAAACGGAAAAGAATAGTAGCACTTCCATCAGCTTTCTACTCTTATCAGTTGCCCAAGCCTAGGTACTGACAGCTCGGTTCATAACATCGATACGAAATCAGCAGTCCAAGGCAAGTACCTATAAGCCATAACAGCCATGAATTTCGGCTAATTTACAAAGAATAGCAATTATACCTGGACAGACGGTCTGTCAGTTGGGCATGCCTTTTGACAACATTTTCAACTACACAGAAGCAAAAGTCAATTCAATTTCTGTAGAAACGGCAATCTTATACACATGTGGAATtataagaagaagaaagagatctTAGTTACATCTAGCTCGCGTAGTCTCCAACCTAAAATCTTCCTCTTGCATAAAATTCTGTAGAAATGGTGAAATATTTACGCAAATTAACTGAGTGTTCATGGCTGAAATGAACTAAGCTAATAAACGAAAATGTGACGGAATAATTACCACTTCCCCCATAACTGGATATCAGTTGTTCGGTGCTGCATGATTTCAAGAGTTTCAATTCAGGTTACCAATTTACCAGTAActtaataatcaaaaatagCGATATTCGCGCATGCAAAATTGATAGaagcaaaatataaaaaatataatgataataataataataataataataatattcgAATTTCCATTTTACCAGTTCAAGCGTTGCCACCAATCTGCAGCAATTCGGAGAAAGGGACCCAAACTCGACGACTAATTGCGGTCTGTTTTCTTTGTATTAAGCCCTAaaacaaggaagaagaaagaggagGAGGAAGGCTCTGTTTGTTCTCTGTTTTCTTTGTGGGCTCGAATAAATCAGGAATTGGGcctccatttttccttttccctaCATGAATTGGGCTAAACCCAAACCTTTTTGGGCCTCCTGGTCTCTTTCTCTTAGGTTCTTGACCCATCGATTCAGTcgattaaattttaaaatttcaaaactcagagtaattaagttttttatagaaaaataatcaaatcaatcaaactatgtcttaaaattgaaatagtCGAAACGGACTTATGTTCAATCAGTTCAGTTAATTTGATcgattttatcattttttattaataatataatattaattttatattaataataacatatattgataattaataagttaaataatattatattaaaaattttaatactattaattgtcaatttttatctattccattttcaattttgaacatcaaaaaatgattaaataaatcaaataattaattaaaaacgaaataaaaaaatcaaaccgaattcaatttattttgatcGATTTATTCCGATGAAACTTATTACTGCTCAATTCTACCTATTATTGGGCCAATGcttcatgttttaaagaaatgatATGACTCTCTTGAGatcatattcatttcaattatCATGGTTAATGgttaatggttaattttttcAAGAGTAAATTTTATCCataatttttatgatattaatttttttctcataatattttttatgaaattttgttCTCAATTAACAATGTGTAATTCATTTATATGTGCTtcactaaatattaatatatgaatTGAAGTGGTTAATAGTAGACCTGGCAATTCGTGTTAACGTGTCAGATACgattagacacgaaacacgttaaAACTAAACACGAACACGACTCGTTTAACATTCgtgttttaaatttgaaatatatacaCGTACACGTTTAATATATGTGTAACacgacacgacacgattaacacATTTACTAAATGTGTTAATATACGACACAACACGATTAATAACACatttaacacgattaaataaaaatatttataattaaatataattttattatttaaatttaaaatctataattataaaaataattataataaaacaaaaataataataacatcaaataatcactaaaagttaaaaattaggaTTAAGCatgtataattatattataccttttataaaattaaaaaaacttattaaaataattatttaaaattatttatacaatgttaaaatagtttttaactattaatttttaataggttaataaatgtgtcacgtatatatgtttaaacacgataacacgattaaatacAATAACATAATTAAATACGATAACACGATTATATAAACGTATTTAAACGTGTTTGTCATATCAGACACATTAAAACACGAAAATTTACGTGTCTTAACGTGTCTGACATgattagacacgaaacacgttaaCACTAAATCCAAAACCTATTTAATCGGTGTCTTCTTGTGTCATGTTAACGTGTCGTATTCAAAATTATCAGGTCTAGTTAATAGTAACCAACTAGAAGAGAACATTGGACCACCATTGGAGGATCACACACTCTGCTTCCCTTGAAGTGGCAACTAATATCAGTACAAAAACTACCAGTTTCCTAAACCCTACTCGGAAAAAGCTATCATCAGGTGGGATTTgcatataatcataaaaataattgcCCAATTTTCTAGATCTTTTCTGTCTCTATTATACAATAAATTGAAAGTTCAATGCATTCGAAGATTAATCGATTTTGATCgaataaatttgattaatttaactttaatttataattaattgaataaattttaattatttctcaattattatgctttaaaattttcaatttaatttaactGAAAAACCGATgcattaataattataacatggTAAACTGGACATTACTTAGAACACAGGATGATGGAAACTATTCTATAACGGAACTACTTTTGCCAAGACAAAGATCGTCGGACCCGacaatgaagaaaatgggtCGTCTGCTAATGTTATCCTTTGATAAGTTGCAAAGGGATAATAAATTGACAAAACAACCTTGTCCTCCATGGATTCCCACACTAGAAGAGAAAGAACAATGCCACATTTcgccttttctttttaaattctctatctTATTTGGTTTGAGTATCTGTTTCGATATATACATTTATTTACTCAATagcatattatttaaaataaaatatagctatagaattttttttttttaaaaataacatgtTTGCCTATATTGGGTTGtattatttgtttgttttcatGGTCAAACCCTTTTTTGTAGacaacattttcttttttattttgttttgaagaTGCAGTAGCATCACTTATTAAGTAtactaaatatgtttttccaattttaattatttgaaaacacAACAAAACATTGCTAAAACAAAGAAAGCGCAAAACATTTCccaaaaaacccaaaattaatgagggaaattttcaaatttgaataataataaaaaattatatttaatctaCTACCCgcatataatatttatacaaaATACTATTTCATTATCACTTAAATGATGAAATGTCACCTTGTTATTgcgtaaaaacaaaattttttaaattatgaatatttattttaattttaaaatgtatttatttatcaacaaaataataatatttaattaaataatgatataaaaaacacaaaaaaaaagaaatgaaacacGTTTACACTTAAAAGGAACACAAGGTGAAGTCGAAGACATAGCGAGAAAGAAGGGAgcgaagagagagagagagagagaggagggaGGGAacgaaaggaaaagaaagaaataagagAAGAAACACACattaatatacatattttatatacaaaagaagaagagagagagagagagaagaaaaaaaaaaagaaaagagaaattaaaataatagcAGCGAGGGATCGAGCTAAACACAAAACGAAGCGGAGCTGAAATAATAGCAAATCCAGAAGAAGGGAAAGCTCGAAAGGATGGCAAATGCACTCTAAATAAACacagaaattaagaaaatagaaagtagAGGGAGGAAGCCAAAAAGAATCGAGGCAGCGAGCAATCCAACCCAAACCCAAACCCAGACCCCGACCCCCCCCAACCAACAACTGAGTGGCACTCGATTTCTCTGCAATTGGTCAAGCAAGTTTGTCTAAGGTCAGCCCTcaatcaatctttttttttttatatttttttcattactCTGGAGCTTCTTTTTTTTGCGCTCTTCATtgctgctttttttttctctgcaATTCGTGCTCTGTTCTCAACTCTATCCTACCAACTCCACTGATCTCTTTCCttcaacttcaatttttccaatTCCCAACtgtatttgtattttgaattaGACTGTAAAAGAAACCTTGGGTTTTAATTGCTGCAGTGATTTTATTTACGGTTCGTGCTGTTCCGCTTGAGACGAGGCAGGGGCtgttgtttctttcttttgctttttcaaGTTCGGTGATACCGACTTTAGGGTTTTgatttgttctttgctttatTCAATTCGGCTTTGTTTAGTAGGGTTTCTGGTAACCACTCAACTGGAGTTTGATCCCTAGGGTTTTGGTTCTCCGAAGATGAGATTTGGGTTTGCATTGTATGGTTTCTCCGTGGGCCAATTTAGGGATGTTTGGAAACTGAAATAACCCTATCCACCTTGGGAATTGTGAGTTCTTTTTGCCTTTCTTTTTCTGGGATTTCGTCCTTGCTGTTTTACTCTCAATATGCAGAGATTGAGAGTTTGATTTGCATTGTATGGTATGCAAATTGGTGATTTTGGACTTGTTTGGTGGTGGAGAAAGCTGTAAATTGGGGTGGAATTGGGTTTCAGTGGTTTTGTAGTTCTGTGAATGGTGTAGGAATCTGCTTATTGAGCAATGCAACCGCAGCAGGGCTCTAGAATTGATTTAGGCGAATTGAAAGCTCAGATAGTGAAGAAGATTGGGGCTGAGAGGTCAAAAAGGTATTTTAGTAATTTGAGTAGGTTTTTAAGTCAGAAGCTCAGTAAAAGTGAGTTCGATAAGTCATGCTACCGCATTCTTGGGAGGGAGAACCTGCCACTTCATAATCAGTTGATACGATCAATCTTGAAAAATGCATGCCAGGCTAAGACTCCGCCACCAGTTCATGAAGCGGGTCCCGCAAAATCTTTGATACAAACTGTGAAAAGTTTTCCTGGTAGAGAAGATGGACATGAACAAACTGGATCCCTTGTTCCCAATCAGAATCCAAATATGGTCAGTTGGTCAAATGGGGTTTTGCCAGTATCGTCCCCACGAAAGGTTAGGTCTGGAATACGGGATAGAAAGCTCAGGGATAGGCCCAGCCCGTTGGGGCCAAATGGTAAAGTTGAGAGTGTCTCACTTCAATCAATGGGTACGGAAGACAATGGCAATAAATTGGGTATAGAAAATGGGGGTTTGACTCCATATGATTATCAAAGACCAGTGCAACATCTTCAAGCAGTTGCCGAGCaacttgaaattgaaagagaaGGTTTAGTGCGATCCACAGAAAAACCGAGGGTGCCTACTAAGGATCAGACTGAAGGAGCCATTGTTGAAGATGGGGAGGAGGTGGAGCAAGCTAACCACATTAATCTCTCTAGAAGTCCTCTGCTCGCACCACTTGGGATTCCATTTTGCTCCGCTAGTGTTGGTGGGACCCGCAAAGCTATACCATTGGTTAGCAGTGGCGACTTCATTAGCTACTATGACAGTGGCGGTTTGTATGACACTGAGACATTGAAGAAACGTATGGAGCAGATTGCGGCAGCGCAGGGCCTTGGAGGGGTTTCTGTGGAATCTGCTAGTATGTTGAATAACATGTTGGATGTATACTTGAAGAAACTGATCAGGTCATGTGTTGATTTGGCGGGATCAAGGTCTACACATCAGTTGAGAAAGCACTCTGCCCACAAGCAGCAGCCTCAAGGCAAGCTTGTTAATGGGATGTGGCCAAGTAATCACTTGCATATGCAGAGTAGCTCTGGGCCTGCAGAAGTTATGCAGGAACAGGGGCAGCGGTGCTCAATATCTTTGCTTGATTTCAAAGTGGCAATGGAGCTAAATCCCCAGCAGCTGGGTGAAGATTGGCCATTGCTGCTGGAAAAAACTTGTATGCATTCGATGGAAGAATGAAATATCCTACAAAGATTTGTTTATCCTGAAGCTGTGATTGCATCTGTCCATTCTGGTTCAATGTGCTTGACAAATGTTGAACACTGAAGCTCCCACGTCTTCTCCATTACCGACACGAACCAGATGGCAGCCACTCGGATAAATCTCTGGCCCTTGCAAGATGAAATTATGAGTTTGAGTGTCGGAATGTCTGTACTCCTGCTGCAGAGCCAGGATGGAtcagaaaattatttttgagcAACTGAGCTAAGGTGCTTAACAAGGAAGTGCTTATAACTGGTTGCTCTGTTGTACGATTAGCATTGTTGTTGGCTGTCTTCTGCCATCTCAACAGATCTCAAGCTTTTCTTGTAATTTACAGCCAATGAGGAGGAAATCTATTAAAGTTTTGCAGGGATACTGTTTTGTAGCTTGGTGAAAGGTAAAATTACTTATGTGAGAGCTGCAGCATTGCTCTGTatgtaattttaaaatctGAGAATTGATTGAATTCCAATATTAATAACAAATTGGCATCCATTAAATTGTCCATGGTGGTTTATTTTAGATGTTTCTGCTAAATGACCCCTGAAAGATCTATTTGCTTAGCTCTGATGCCATGCTCTTGTGGAGTTTCTGACGTGCTGATTTGGTGGCATACAGTTTTCATATTGCTCAAACCACTGTTCTTGACTGTTGATTAGATATGTATGCAGTTGCATGTTTCTTAAATTTCATTTAGCTAATATAtacatgtgtgtgtgtgtgtgtgtgtgtgtacaTTTTTTGCTAATCTATTGGAGGAGTGAACAAtgtagagagaaaataaaaaaacagaaagaagaagaaaagaaacgaGAGGGAGGGAGAGATGGAGATAGAGAGAGACATATCcaactaaaaattaaacatgGCAGGTCTACAGCATCAGTTGATTTTCAAAAGTACTATATGGCTTGTTGAGTGACTTGGTATCAGGCTAgtaataaaacaaattttatagAGTTGCTTACTCTGATCTTACATATGTCAAGCAGTTACTACACATTGTTTGAATCTGAAGCTGGCCAAACTTAATTGATCTTAAGCTCTATAAGTTGGGATATTTTGGTCCCTGCAAAAGCATCATGCTAGGTTTTTTTGCAGAGTGCTTGCTATTTTCAGCAAGTATTCTGTGGACCAAATCATCCAATCTGCATTCTGATGTCTGACTATCTGGAACAGGAAAAGGGCAGTTGTAGATGAAGAGGATTGCTTGGTGACTATAAGAAGTACAAGTTTCTCAACATTGGATGAGAAATATTCTGTACCAACAACCCTTCTCTCTTCAGTTGGAGTAGGCACTCTTACTTGCTACTGCTTACAAGAGCATTTTTTCGACTTCACTCTGCTCTAGATATGAGAGCAATAATTTTGCAATTGTACTTGATGACATGCAAACGCTATCCTTTGTTGAGTTGTCCTTTATTGTTGAGCAGTTTatcaataaaatgtttttggaATTCCATTTTATGTTCAGATAATTAGATTTGCAACTTTCACCACTTcacttttggatttttttattacattttcGTTACTCAGTATATCATAACCTGAAAACTGTGTTCTCAGTTCCATAATCACTCTTTCAATATTTGCATCGTGACACACTGTAACTATTAGTTGTGCAAAAGTTGGTAATGGTAGGTAAGTactctttttaattgtttatggAAATGTTGTTCCTTTGTTATGCATATACTATGAATCTTTTCCCTATGAGTTACCTAATTGTGTGTCTGAGGTTGGGGCAAATCTCAATTTGGCAGCTGTTATTAAACATTATTTAGCTGTACGGGTAGGCCAATTTACATGTTGAAGACATCTACATCACTTGTAAAGGAAAAGTGATGAACCTTATTGCAACATCAATGAATATGTTtgccatttttctttccctaaatttgaaaaattttactgGAGTGGCTTTTCTGTTGAAGCTGCAGAGGAGGTTAACCAGGACCTCACAAAGTTCAGTTATCTTTGTCTCTCTTTTACTCGTATGTTGCATGATGTAGATGGGTCACAatgctttgtttttttggcCATCAGTGTTAACCACATTAGCCATTTCAGCTATCTGGACCATGCAGAGCTGGTATTGAGGTTCAGTTGATGAACCAGTGAATGATGATTTGATATTGTGAAAGTATTGATATTGTGAAAGCACCCTTTCTGATTCAGAGGGACATTATCAAATTAGACTGTCGAGAGTGTCTGAGGGTTTCTGCCTCAAAGCAACTGTTTAAACTTTGGAGATGGATTGTTGCCGACGATGCTTTGGAAGATCAATGTAATTACAATTGTTGTATATATCTTAAACCTATAGCAAAAGTTTTACAATCCACACCAAATTGCAAGATCCATGATTTAAATATCTAGTCTCATTTTAGTATACAACTTCGGTGGATTTCACGACTTCCTCCTAAAACCGTGACAAAGAACATGATGAACCAAGAAATCTCCTGCACCTATAGTTACAGAAAAGGTTACTTTTTTAAGCAAATGTCCATCTCCTTTTCCTCCTTTGTATGCTGGGATTTTAGTTAGCCATTTTTCTATTACAATAATGGCCCGCAATTCTGATGAAGGTATTGTTTTTCATAGCTTTCTGCACACTAATCTCTGGCACAGGCAACAAAATCTTATATAACCAAATCAAAAAGCTGAACAAATGCAGGTAAAGCACCAAACTGTGGAACCAGTGAAAATGAAAGGCAGGGCATAGCTTAAAGATTTAGAAAAAAACAAGTAGGTGCCACCAAAAAGAGTGTCAAAGCCTTTGCATAATTACTCATCGGGTGCTTCCTAAGCCCAAAATTTGAAGCAGAGGGTTGTGTTTAATTGTAAAAGCGACCGCATGGAATGATTGAAAACAGGGAATTTATGCAGAATTTGATATTACTTATTAAAGGGGAAAATGAgggaataaagaaaaaggaagttgCCCATAGGCCATAGCTGTTACTATCACATAAGATCCTGTATCGCTGTTTATCTAACCTTCAAATATCAGCAAATTCCCAATGCATCTACTACCCTGAGAGAACCACGAAGGAAAAAGTATCTTTGGTTTTGCTAGCAATTATGGAAGGTATGAAAAATAAGTACATCAGGCACCTAATGGACATCTAccaagaagagagaaagaactGATCAAGCTCAAATTACAGAAGTAATATGTGTATTTTGATTCACATTTCTTTTATGGGTGAATTAAGCTCCAGTGCAGAGCTAAGAGCACCTGTTTTTATTAGTTGACTGACATGAGAAAGAGATTTGACATTTACAAGGtgatcataaaataaaaaatgctgAAGGGAAGCAATCAATTTGTACAGAAGAAAACTCGTCCTCTTGCTTTCTATTCAAATTCAACTAAGTTACGAGGAGGGCGCGGAAGACTGCATGGGTTCGGCTGATGCTTTGCAAATAGGGCACCAATTCTTCACCCGCAGCCACTGCTGTATGCATGCCACATGATACCTGTGCTCGCACTGCAACCTCCCTACTTCATCACCGATGACATACTCTTCCTGCAAGAGGAAAACCAATGGAATTCCATTAAGTTGAACTGAAACCAGTCAAGAAACAATTGCAGTCACATCCAGAGATGATCAGAGGAATATAGTAGTACAAAGTTTTTACTGATAGAGTGAAAAGTTATACAGAAAAGGACCTGACATATACTGCATTTGACATCATCCTTTTCACCCTCACAGCTGACATTTCCATCCTCTGAAGATGTTGCCTCATAGATGCTTTTTGTAAGGCATTTTGACAATGCTTCTTCTGATAATGCAGTGCTCACAGAACCCATCCTCTCTTCTAGAGCTAGTAATTCCTGTCATAATAGCAGGAAAAGCTTACCACATATTTCAACAAGAAGCATGAAGTGGGGGGAAATAAAATGCAAACTTTGCACCAACATAGCAAAACACAACAAACCTCATATGACATATTATCTATATCCAGTCTCATTTCTCTATGCTGGTCATAAAAGTTTAGGCCATTAAGGAACAAGCTGGTCTCTAGAACAAGTAATTGCTGCAAGacagaaacagaatcaacaaCAGAGAACAATCAGGCAAATGAAACACTTCAAAACTAATTTACCTCATACGTCAATTCTTCATCCTGTTCAATCCTCTCAAGTGCTAATAATACCTGCATAACACAGAAAAAACAATAGTAACAGTTGAAGCTTCGGTAAATCAAAAACACAGCAAACAAACTACTAATGGTTCGTTTTTGCTCCCCCTGGAGAGAACTCTGTAACACCACATGATTTGAGTTATTACATGGGTAAATAATACTCACAGCCCCCCACAGTCCCTTCGCTGAATTCCATAGAACAAGAAAGGTATAAATGCATGCATAAGACAATGCAGGTTGATATATCCTGTTAATCATACCTCTGCAATGCCATCCATATTGTAGCGCTGGAAGCTATCCAGATTCAATGAAGAGCGGGTAATGCCAACTTCTGAAGGACTAGAGGGCATGACACTGCGTAAACTCTCACTGATACTACCTGCTCGACCGTAAGAACTAGCACGAGTTGCAGCAGTTTCTGTAGAAACAGGGGCATTCAAATCAATAGGTATATCAGATTGATGAACTTGCGGGATGACTACGGGGGACTCGTTCAAAGTTATACTATTTCCATTTGCATGGTTAGGGAGTCTCCCTCTGCCATAACTACTGTTTGATCTCTGAGTCCTAACTGAAGCAACACCACTATCCCTGTTAGGAGGCCAATTTCTGGCTCGCCTTGAATCAGAAATAGAAACACCGTGGCTAGAAATGTTGTTTCGTCCCTCCAAAGATGACCCACTCAACTTCTTTCCCCTCGTGGAGGAACTACCCTCTCCATCAGAGTTTCTCTTTTTAACTGTTTCTTTCCTTCTGCTAAGGCTTGAATCTGATGATGAACAACCAGATGGGACAACATCAGAAATAGAGTTACATTTTAGATTTCTCAAACCGTACTTGCTTGCATTAGCACGAGTTGCCTGGGAAGCACTTCGAGATGCCAAAGTAACAGATGGACTGGGCAGACTATCCTGGTTGCCCAACCCAGATCTCTGAATAAAATTTCTCCTTGATCTTGTGCTTGACGCTACACTAGAGCTCCCCACTTCCATCACTGTAACTTCCCTAGAATCACCATCTTCAGAATCAGGCTGCAGCCCTCTTTGAATCTTTCCTGGTGGGGGTATGAGTTCTGACACTTCTGGCTCATCCTGAACACTACTAGTTTCAGATGAATCTGTTTCCAGCTGAGATGGTAGCTTTTTCTGAGGATTTCTAGAGGATTTTCTTGTGTTGCTAACTGCAGAGTATGCCCTAGAAGAACTTCCAATTATTTCCTTGCCACTTGATGAAGTGCGGTAAGAAGGCCTAGAAGATTTGGCTTTTTCCAAGCAGCCATTTGGCGTACCTTTCATGGAGTTCAGCCTGCCATTGCATCCAATTCGGTTGCAAAATTGAGCATTTCGTTCTCTGTTATTAACATGATCCTTCAAGATGAGACCTGATCTCTTGCCAGGTACAACAAGCCCATCAACAGCTCTTTTACCAGCATACCCATCCATCTAGGTAACAAGTATCGTTTATATCtggaaaaatcaaaataaatgtaTCATtaataagagaaaagaaatccTCCACCATGGCAAAACTTTAGTTCAGGACAAAAAAGACAAcctaaaaatcataattaaaagCATACATTGCATGCTTACTGCAGGAACCGGTCATAGTTCATTAGAAGtaagataatatttataaacattAATTCAAGCCAAAAGGTAATTCTCGATACCTGCTTATACAAGCTTAAAAGATTTCAAATATAAACCATCTGTTAACCTTCCAAAGCAAGGGTAACTTTCATCCCAACATTAACACAATAGATAAACCATGAAATTGATAAAAGAGAACAGATTTCATGCATAAATCTAACCTCAAAATATCACCTTCCTTTTCCCACGCAAAAACCAAATTTAGTACCTTCAAATTATTTGCTGTAAATGTTTAAAACTTTACCAATTTAAGATTATGACTGCTACTAACATAATCATAACCAATCAATCAGAAACGCTATTGCCCATTAAGTTCAAGAAATCCCCCAAAATACAGTGCCTGGCAGCTATCCTTAAAGGCTACTCAAATTTGGAACCATAAAGGAGAAGATTTGCAACCTATTTTCAACCTGATATAATCTGAATTGCTATAATCTATGCCCCCactcccaaaagaaaaaggaaagagtaCAAATCATTAGGACAATTTACAGAAAGTAATCCTAAAACCAAATTAGAAACGCAATTCTATTTTACATTCTGCTCACCTTATTCACCAAcagataaatttttattttccactGCATAAAAGAATTATGCATTCCAAACAGAAACATTCATAGAATGATAGAAATAGATGCCACAAACCAAAGAATCACCTTAAAACTGGATTGAATAAACAGAAGGAAGAAAATCATACAGAATGAACAAAATGAAAAGGGATGAAAATGAAACACCTTTGCTATCAAAGGATCAAACACGTTCACAAAGAGAGTCCTTTTGGTGTTTTCgcataacaaagaaaaaaaaagtaataaatcaCAAAAGTGAATAAGAGGAAAACGAAGagcaaaacaaaagtaaaCTAGATGGTCACATGCCCCCAGTATTGTATTTGATCCCAACAAAAGTGGGCCTTTGGTTCTCAAAGGCCGATGTTTTGTTTGAATTATTCTCCACACaatcccatttttttttcacctcctcttttctaaaaataaaagaagactTTCTCCGTGATTTAAGGGTGGAAAAAGCTGATCAGCCAtcaaaaccaaattaaaacttaacagTAAGAGTAGACAAAGGAGACCAAAATaagataggaaaaaaaaaggcaaattGAACATTTCTTCAATACTTTTCCATCCCTTCCAAgcccaccaccaccaccaccatacAGAAATTCGTGAGACTA from Theobroma cacao cultivar B97-61/B2 chromosome 9, Criollo_cocoa_genome_V2, whole genome shotgun sequence harbors:
- the LOC18587624 gene encoding uncharacterized protein LOC18587624, whose amino-acid sequence is MQPQQGSRIDLGELKAQIVKKIGAERSKRYFSNLSRFLSQKLSKSEFDKSCYRILGRENLPLHNQLIRSILKNACQAKTPPPVHEAGPAKSLIQTVKSFPGREDGHEQTGSLVPNQNPNMVSWSNGVLPVSSPRKVRSGIRDRKLRDRPSPLGPNGKVESVSLQSMGTEDNGNKLGIENGGLTPYDYQRPVQHLQAVAEQLEIEREGLVRSTEKPRVPTKDQTEGAIVEDGEEVEQANHINLSRSPLLAPLGIPFCSASVGGTRKAIPLVSSGDFISYYDSGGLYDTETLKKRMEQIAAAQGLGGVSVESASMLNNMLDVYLKKLIRSCVDLAGSRSTHQLRKHSAHKQQPQGKLVNGMWPSNHLHMQSSSGPAEVMQEQGQRCSISLLDFKVAMELNPQQLGEDWPLLLEKTCMHSMEE
- the LOC18587625 gene encoding E3 ubiquitin-protein ligase MBR2, translating into MDGYAGKRAVDGLVVPGKRSGLILKDHVNNRERNAQFCNRIGCNGRLNSMKGTPNGCLEKAKSSRPSYRTSSSGKEIIGSSSRAYSAVSNTRKSSRNPQKKLPSQLETDSSETSSVQDEPEVSELIPPPGKIQRGLQPDSEDGDSREVTVMEVGSSSVASSTRSRRNFIQRSGLGNQDSLPSPSVTLASRSASQATRANASKYGLRNLKCNSISDVVPSGCSSSDSSLSRRKETVKKRNSDGEGSSSTRGKKLSGSSLEGRNNISSHGVSISDSRRARNWPPNRDSGVASVRTQRSNSSYGRGRLPNHANGNSITLNESPVVIPQVHQSDIPIDLNAPVSTETAATRASSYGRAGSISESLRSVMPSSPSEVGITRSSLNLDSFQRYNMDGIAEVLLALERIEQDEELTYEQLLVLETSLFLNGLNFYDQHREMRLDIDNMSYEELLALEERMGSVSTALSEEALSKCLTKSIYEATSSEDGNVSCEGEKDDVKCSICQEEYVIGDEVGRLQCEHRYHVACIQQWLRVKNWCPICKASAEPMQSSAPSS